From Antedon mediterranea chromosome 9, ecAntMedi1.1, whole genome shotgun sequence, a single genomic window includes:
- the LOC140059320 gene encoding adenosine receptor A2a-like has product MEKVNNQTTNDVLCTPKTYLAFYICLSIVIILGNVLVVYVCTRKKLFEHPTWRIQLSLSFVDILTGVIGLNWSIVAIFCPFNSLPMTVTGCVVWLMTFMSLHQLLLLASERYIAVTYPLHHAQYMPNARVDKLLVVSWVTALFIGTCLTIVFYVDQFILYTLQFLYIIAMVTVMCVLHYKVFKVAKTQQTKITVNVPIINRKVIRPKNETRATKTSVIICAVFIVCLLPTILFNSLSIILTALNRPMQNESFQTFGYVLNFCLYANSAINPFIYCMRNREFRRQLKDICRI; this is encoded by the coding sequence ATGGAGAAAGTAAACAACCAAACAACAAATGATGTGTTATGTACACCTAAAACATACTTggcattttatatttgtttgtcgATTGTCATCATCCTAGGGAATGTACTCGTTGTGTATGTTTGTACGCGAAAGAAGCTGTTTGAACACCCTACCTGGCGAATACAACTAAGCCTAAGCTTCGTCGATATTTTAACAGGTGTAATTGGTCTAAATTGGTCAATCGTTGCAATATTTTGTCCTTTTAACTCGTTACCAATGACAGTAACTGGATGTGTTGTCTGGTTAATGACTTTTATGTCTCTACATCAATTGCTGCTACTTGCTTCCGAACGTTATATCGCCGTTACGTATCCGTTACACCACGCGCAGTACATGCCGAACGCGCGCGTTGATAAACTGTTAGTTGTTTCTTGGGTGACGGCGTTATTTATTGGTACGTGTTTAACCATCGTATTTTACGTTGaccaatttattttatacactttacAATTTTTGTACATCATTGCTATGGTAACTGTTATGTGCGTGTTGCACTACAAGGTGTTCAAAGTGGCCAAAACACAGCAAACGAAAATAACAGTTAATGTTCCAATAATAAACAGAAAAGTTATTAGACCTAAAAATGAAACACGAGCAACAAAAACCAGTGTTATAATATGCGCTGTGTTTATAGTATGTTTGCTGCCAACAATCCTATTCAACTCATTATCTATTATATTGACGGCGCTTAATAGGCCTATGCAAAATGAATCCTTTCAAACATTTGgttatgttttaaatttctGCTTATACGCTAATTCGGCTATTAACCCGTTTATTTATTGTATGAGGAATCGAGAGTTTCGCCGACAGTTGAAAGATATCTGTAGAATATGA
- the LOC140059321 gene encoding ankyrin repeat domain-containing protein 16-like has protein sequence MAALTNKNLSVDRLISLLFGNHTFDEFQSILDEKEDAKSLINISSTKSGDCLAHAAARHGKIDVLKLLNQHGADFEAGNLDGKRPLHEAAASSSLASVKFLLSLNVTIDSLKRADWTPLMLACTKKSIEVIKVLVEAGANLHLKNKDGWTCFHIASREGDADILSYLLECDNSLYQTVSNNGRTPLHTAALHGRHDACQILLNHCSVDVQDSCGSTPLMDAARAGFPEIVDDLINIHQADARKCDILGRQAIHLASLAGSVNVIQYLVTKQGIDVNIPSQPNALTPLHFAAKEGKADAMTYLIQEGANVNVQDTNCRTALHMAAGSQDVQSIRYLLENGALQLFDKNSIKPDMLARTKPARMMFDQIT, from the exons ATGGCAGCACTCACAAACAAAAATTTGAGTGTTGATCGTTTGATATCTTTGCTTTTTGGTAATCACACTTTTGATGAATTTCAGTCAATATTGGATGAAAAGGAAGACGCGAAATCGTTAATTAATATCTCTAGTACAAAATCTGGTGATTGCCTCGCTCATGCGGCGGCTAGGCATGGTAAAATTGATGTTTTGAAACTACTAAACCAGCATGGTGCCGATTTTGAGGCAGGGAATTTGGATGGGAAGCGACCTCTCCACGAGGCCGCAGCCTCTAGCAGCCTGGCTAGTGTCAAATTTCTGCTTTCCCTAAATGTAACCATAGATTCCTTAAAGCGCGCTGATTG GACACCACTTATGTTAGCTTGTACTAAGAAGAGCATTGAAGTGATTAAAGTATTGGTGGAAGCAGGGGCTAATCTGCATCTGAAAAACAAAGATGGCTGGACGTGCTTCCACATTGCTTCAAG gGAAGGTGATGCTGATATTTTAAGTTACTTACTTGAGTGTGATAATTCATTGTATCAAACAGTGAGTAACAATGGTAGGACACCTTTACACACAGCAG CTCTACATGGTAGACATGATGCCTGTCAAATTCTGCTAAATCATTGTTCTGTAGACGTCCAAGACAGCTGCGGGTCGACACCATTGATGGATGCTGCGAGGGCGGGCTTTCCTGAAATAGTTGACGACCTAATTAATAttcat CAGGCAGATGCTAGAAAGTGTGATATCTTAGGCCGACAAGCAATTCATTTAGCAAGCCTAGCAGGGAGTGTCAATGTCATTCAGTATTTAGTGACTAAGCAAGGAATTGATGTGAACATTCCAAGTCAACCAAATGCACTCACACCTCTACACTTTGCAGCAAAG GAAGGGAAAGCAGACGCCATGACGTATCTGATTCAAGAAGGAGCAAATGTCAACGTACAAGACACAAACTGTAGAACAG CCTTACACATGGCAGCCGGCTCACAAGACGTACAGAGTATTCGCTATCTGCTTGAAAATGGCGCCCTCCAATTGTTTGACAAGAACAGCATTAAACCTGATATGTTAGCTAGGACTAAACCAGCCAGGATGATGTTTGATCAAATAACGTGA
- the LOC140058659 gene encoding F-box DNA helicase 1-like, with protein MADQKKKKIQMNHQQCAEHSETAEGTQPLRNPQLVKKTSMDINRGLYPRPKRTNEDSNDQSLQKGNANFSPKRKFMDDVPSMAKLKMSSPSTSLLRNDLVYVQRNRGIKNNGSLIDNSQPSTSTTVQLEENEHVLKSCVQRNLNDQYGETTEGTEFDTDSLEDDVMIRASQELEKQCGASSASMDINMQAFEDDSFLDSLNSDLLDNMEMNSDQPNTFGLLGDSSCGVGVDEEGNDCHGVEEEDGTFGYLTYLPDEILERIFSYLSINACCNISTVCKRWRRIILSHKFLPWKKLYQRYKMSEECGVLEVDKIYTTHSFSDAKSCLLSLIRYMATFKSINSSSVSFMKHHPMFELSCDLLAERSPDLIVQGVPNIWSLLTTLVILSRSTHDISQAIKYSLNSEYKHVALIECFYCIATILLMLQKKHQINCGLHYRLYYALYHYEMGCSLSYSSSRMVIKVLSDNSSEMPASKHVMTQEQVAIVSYKLRPNEIVKIIAFAGTGKTSTLVHYTLRNPSMRFLYVAFNRAIKEHAVTLFPSSNVECKTTHSLAYRDVGSRYRDKLSPSWNINNVVSVLQPEYKSYNHVNHPLYVRAQIIIKTIKAFVASVDNKILLDHVPHFEKEEGGGRGTRRQINPERRKTLYGEARDLWRRMCNPRDKEARITHDVYLKLYQLSKPKLYYDCILIDEAQDLTPAQQDILLSQDCSKILVGDPHQQIYSFRGATNALQNIPATKVFHLTQSFRFGPEIAYVADCLLLQNSKSKKKKNVIGIEASGSVLGQVVGQIAVICRTNLCLFNELCKLTEQNQNVRIALVGGVKNYRFEQILDIHKLLLPKSDRTKPGNEINDKFISKFCNLSQLERYADSVDDLELLNRIAIVKTHHAKIPEHIKRIKSRVQDDLSLAEVVFSTAHKSKGLEFDSVKLTCDFVAQVTMQIGFDGVQIRMIQQNIPDDELNLLYVALTRAKKRLKLTSPILKMLAKLNETFTYPVSTKTVIGKDGDIVVKCLECTYKIEPTTVLIFERLKVNLEYSDQAFRPGGFLCPICAAATNKAFASLVTPT; from the exons ATGGCAGAtcagaagaagaaaaaaatccAAATGAACCATCAACAATGTGCTGAACATTCCGAAACAGCTGAGGGCACTCAACCTTTAAGGAACCCGCAGCTTGTAAAAAAGACCAGCATGGATATCAACAGAGGGTTATACCCTCGACCAAAAAGAACTAATGAAGATTCAAATGACCAATCACTTCAAAAGGGTAATGCTAATTTTAGTCCTAAAAGAAAATTTATGGACGATGTCCCGTCGATGGCGAAACTAAAGATGAGTAGTCCGTCAACTTCTTTATTGCGCAATGACCTTGTATATGTACAACGTAACCGTGGAATTAAAAACAATGGAAGCTTGATAGACAATAGCCAACCCTCAACCAGTACTACTGTCCAATTAGAGGAGAATGAACACGTTTTAAAATCATGCGTTCAAAGGAATTTGAATGATCAGTATGGCGAGACAACAGAAGGAACGGAGTTTGATACGGACTCGTTGGAAGATGATGTCATGATCCGAGCAAGTCAGGAATTGGAGAAGCAATGTGGCGCCAGTTCAGCATCGATGGACATCAACATGCAAGCATTTGAAGACGATTCATTTCTTGACAGTTTGAACTCTGACCTCCTTGACAACATGGAGATGAACAGTGACCAACCTAATACGTTTGGTCTATTAG GCGATAGTAGTTGTGGTGTTGGCGTAGATGAAGAAGGCAATGATTGTCATGGCGTGGAAGAAGAGGACGGTACTTTTGGATACTTGACATACCTTCCTGATGAGATCCTAGAACGCATCTTCTCATACTTGTCAATCAACGCATGTTGTAATATTTCCACAGTGTGTAAAAGATGGAGACGGATCATTTTAAGCCATAAG TTTCTGCCGTGGAAGAAATTATATCAACGTTACAAGATGTCAGAAGAGTGTGGTGTTTTAGAAGTTGATAAAATCTACACAACTCACTCATTTAGTGATGCTAAATCTTGCCTACTATCACTTATAAG ATATATGGCGACGTTTAAATCTATTAACTCATCATCTGTTAGCTTTATGAAACACCATCCTATGTTTGAATTATCATGTGACCTGCTTGCAGAAAGATCACCTGATCTCATTGTACAAGGG GTACCAAATATATGGTCGCTGCTAACAACATTAGTAATCCTGTCGCGAAGCACACATGATATATCGCAAGCAATTAAATACAGCTTGAATTCCGAGTATAAACACGTCGCCCTCATCGAGTGTTTTTATTGCATAGCAACCATCCTTCTAATGTTACAGAAAAAGCACCAAATTAATTGTGG tCTTCACTACAGATTATACTATGCTTTGTATCATTATGAGATGGGTTGTTCTTTATCTTACTCCAGTAGTAGAATGGTTATTAAGGTGTTATCAGACAACAG caGTGAGATGCCAGCTAGTAAACATGTCATGACCCAGGAACAGGTTGCAATAGTCAGTTACAAACTCAGACCAAAtgaaattgtcaaaattatcgCCTTTGCAG gGACAGGCAAGACATCAACACTAGTCCATTACACATTGCGCAATCCATCAATGAGATTTCTATATGTTGCTTTTAACAG AGCAATTAAAGAACATGCAGTGACCCTCTTTCCTTCTTCTAATGTTGAATGTAAAACAACTCATTCACTAGCTTATAGGGATGTTGGTAGCAg gTATCGCGACAAGCTATCTCCAAGCTGGAACATAAACAACGTTGTGTCTGTATTACAACCTGAATATAAGAGTTACAATCACGTCAATCACCCATTGTATGTACGTGCTCAGATAATTATTAAGACGATCAAAGCCTTTGTAGCCTCCGTTGACAACAAAATATTGTTGGATCACGTGCCGCATTTTGAAAAAGAAGAAGGCGGTGGCAGAGGTACGAGAAGGCAAATCAATCCAGAGAGAAGGAAG ACGCTGTACGGAGAGGCAAGAGACCTTTGGAGAAGAATGTGCAACCCAAGAGACAAGGAGGCTAGAATCACACATGACG TTTACCTGAAACTGTACCAACTATCCAAGCCTAAGCTTTACTATGACTGTATCTTGATTGACGAGGCACAAGACCTCACGCCAG cccaACAGGACATCCTACTTTCTCAAGATTGCTCCAAGATTCTCGTTGGCGATCCTCACCAACAGATCTACAGTTTTAGAGGAGCAACAAATGCATTGCAGAACATTCCTGCAACCAAAGTGTTTCATTTAACTCAG TCTTTCAGGTTTGGACCTGAAATAGCTTATGTAGCAGACTGTCTTCTTCTACAAAATTCAAAAagcaaaaagaaaaagaatgtAATCGGAATAGAAGCATCGG GGTCAGTACTTGGTCAAGTGGTGGGGCAGATTGCGGTCATTTGTCGGACTAATCTTTGTCTATTTAACGAGCTTTGTAAGCTAACGGAACAAAATCAGAATGTCAGAATTGCTTTGGTTGGA gGTGTTAAAAATTACCGTTTTGAGCAAATTCTAGATATCCATAAACTACTTCTTCCAAAATCAGACAGGACCAAAC ctggaaatgaaataaatgacaaATTTATTAGTAAATTTTGCAACTTATCTCAACTGGAAAGATATGCTGATAGTGTTGATGACTTAGAGTTACTGAACAGAATAGCAATTGTTAAAACGCATCACGCCAAAATACCAGAACATATTAAACGAATCAAGTCAAGAGTACAAGATGACCTTTCACTTGCAG AAGTGGTGTTTTCAACAGCCCACAAGTCAAAGGGACTGGAGTTTGATTCAGTTAAATTAACCTGTGATTTTGTAGCCCAAGTTACCATGCAGATTGGATTTGATG GTGTTCAGATTCGAATGATACAACAGAATATACCAGATGATGAGTTGAACTTACTTTATGTCGCTTTAACAAGAGCCAAGAAGAGACTTAAGCTTACAAGTCCTATACTCAAAATGCTGgctaaattaaat GAGACGTTTACCTACCCAGTTTCTACAAAGACAGTGATTGGCAAAGATGGGGATATAGTTGTCAAATGTCTAGAGTGCACCTACAAAATAGAACCTACTACAGTGTTAATATTTGAGAGGTTGAAGGTCAACTTG GAATATTCTGATCAGGCGTTTCGACCGGGTGGCTTCCTGTGCCCTATATGCGCAGCCGCAACGAACAAAGCATTTGCTTCATTAGTTACACCTACCTAG